The Flavobacterium sp. K5-23 genome segment CTGTTGGGTATACGATTACTGTAAAAGGATTGAAAGGTGGACATTCAGGAATGGATATTCACAAAGGTCTAGGGAATGCCAATAAAATTATGAACCGTTTGTTATTTGATGGTTTTGATAATTTTGGTTTACAAATTTCCGAAATAAAAGGAGGAAGTCTTCGTAATGCCATTCCTAGAGAAAGTGAAGCTAAAGTTATTATCGCTGCCGTTTATGATGAAGCTTTTGTTTTTGACATGCAACAAATTGTAAACGAAATCAAAGCTGAATTTAAAACAACAGAGCCTAATCTAGAAGTTGTTTTTAACAAGATGGATGTAACTCCAGCTACAGTTATGCCTACGATTGCTCAGTTTTATTTTGTGAGAGCAATGTATACGGCTCATAACGGGGTATATAGAATGAGTGCTGATTTTGATGAATTAGTAGAAACATCTAATAATATTGCTAAAGTAGTTTTAGGTGAAGGAAAACTTTCTGTTCAGTGTTTAACACGTTCTTCTGTTGAGACTTCAAAATTTGATTTGGCTAACGCCTTGCGTTCTGCTTTTGAATTAATGGGTTGTGAAGTGGAATTTTCAGGATCTTATCCAGGATGGACACCAAATGCTGAATCTGAAATATTAGATGTATTGGTTCCTATTTACGAAAAGCAAAATGGCGAAAAACCAAAAGTGGTGGCTTGTCACGCTGGATTAGAATGTGGAATTCTTGGGACAAATTATCCTGATATGGATATGATTTCTTTTGGACCTACTATTCACGGTGCGCACTCTCCAGATGAAAGAGCAAGTATTTCTTCTTCACAAAAATATTGGAAATTTGTATTGGAGATTTTAGCTAATATTCCAATGAAATAGTATTAAGTGTTCATTATTCAAAAAAAAATAGTGTTCAGTAACTTACGAAACTGAACACTATAATTTGAATATTGAATACTAATTTTAGTCTCTTTTAGGACTGTTTTTCTTGTCTCTTTTCTCTTCTTTTTTCTCTTTAGCCGTTTTAAGGGGTTCTTTTTTGACGGTTTTTTTTGAGTCTTGACTTTTTGCCATGATATAAGTATTTAAATTGTGTTTTTATTTTATGATTTGAGTAAATGTATATATTATTTTGGTTTGTTTCGAAAATTATTTTAAAAAATCACCATCGATGATTAATAATTCGGTTCCGTTGCCCGAAATAGAACGATGTGAGCTTAAATTTTCGGAAACAACATAAGTCATTCCTTTAGAAAGTATAGTTTGTTCCCCATTCTCCATTTCGCTAATAAATCCCCCTTCCAGACAGTAGTGTACGATATGCCCTTTTTGACACCAATGATCTGCAATGTACTCTTTTGAATAAAATACTTTCCGAATACGTAATCCTCCTATTTGCATTGTTTGCCAATGCGATATTCCCGTTGTACCTTCGTGTGTTGTTTTTTCTATAATATCCCAGTTGATAGCTTGGAAAGGAATGATTGACATTTTTAGGATTGATTAAATTATTATAGAATTGGTTTTATATTCGTGTCTTAAAAAAAATGTCCCTAAATACAGAAGTAAATAGGGACATTTTTTTTTCTAAGATGTTATCTTTTTTTCAATATTTTATACTCCTCATAGCAGCCACTAATTGCATCCATGATTTGTAAATCATTTGCTGTTTTAATAAAGGATTCAGAGTAGTTACATCGCTGTAATATTTCAGCTATTTCGTTTTTGTCTACACCTAAAAGGATTGCTATGGTTTCTCTGTCAAATTTTGATTCCAAAACGTGACGTACGGTATCATCCTTTTTCATTTCTTTAAGCTTTTTGAGCTCTTTTGGTCTTCTTCCAAAAAAGTTGTAAAGCATATCGGCAGGGTTGAAAATAGATCCCAAGACTTTGCTGAAAGCATTTGGAGAATATTCACCAGCTTCATAACCGTGAGTTAATCCAGAAATGCTATAGCGATAGTTTTCCTTGGTTGGAATTGTTTTTGCATCTACTTCAAGGTATCCAGTTAGATTAAAAGGACGAATGACTACTTCTTCAAGTGCAATTGCTTTTTCAGTAAGATAGATCCTTGTTGTTTTGTTTTTTATCCAGTCGTTTGTGACTTTTACTCTAAGGGATTGAAATCCTAAAAGGGAAAGATGTAAGGTGTCGTTAGCTTGTACGCTTATTTCAAAGTAACCTTCAGTGTCCGTCTGGGCACCTCTTACTTTGTTGATGTTGATGATGTTGACACTTGCTAAAGGCAATTTAGTGTTGTCGTTGAGGATGAATCCTACTACTTTTAGGGAAGGTTCTGTGGTTTGTGCCAAAGCTGTTGCCGAAAGTATTATAAAAAAGAAGACTACAAAATATTTCATAAACTGGTTTAAAACTTTAAAAGTAATAAAACAGGATTAAATATTTTGTAGTCTCTTATATTATTATAAGAAAATTAACAATAGCTGTTAGTCTCTTCTTGGTCTTCTTGGTCTTGGAGCATCTCCAAAGCTTTCAGAACGTCTTGGCTCTCTATCAGATGAACCTTCAGTTCTAGGGCCGAAACCACCGCTACCTTCTCTTCTTGGTGCTGAGCTTCTAGAATCACTTCTTCCGCCAAAACCACCTTCTCTTGGAGCAGAACCTCTGTCGCTTCTAAAACCGCCAGAACCTTCTCTTCTTGGAGCAAAACTTCCTTCACGTCTTGGAGCAGAACTTCTTCCGCCACCAAAACCACCACCAGAACTTCTTCCGTTATGGTCACGTCTTCCGCCACCGTCATTTTTAGAAATTTCAACATTGATTCTACGTCCTTCTAATTGTACGTTGTTCAATACTTCCATTACTTTATCCGTGTGTTCTGGATCCGTGTTAAAGAAAGAGAAACCTTCTTTTACATCTACTTTGAAAACATCATCACGACCTAGGTCTAATGTTTCTTTCAAGTAGTCTTTCAATGACATCCAGTCAAAGTTATCTCTAGAACCAATGTTCACGAAATATCTTGTTGCGCCGCTGTTATTGTTTTCTCTTGGAGCACCATCTCTATCATCACGATCACGTCTTTCAGAGTTCGATTGGTTAGAGATATCTCTATTTTTCTTGTAGTAAGCAATGAAACGGTTGAATTCTACCGATACCATTTTCTTAATCAATTCTTCTTTTGAAAGACCTTCAAGAACATTGTTGATAGCTGGAAGATAGTTGTCAATTTCGTGATCAACTTCAGTATCTTTTATCTTGTTAGCTAAGTGTAATAATTGAATTTCGCAGATTTCAATTCCAGATGGGATTGTTTTTTCTTCGAATTTTTGTTTGATGATTCTTTCGATTGAAGAAATCTTACGCAATTCACTTTTAGTTACAATTACAATAGACGTACCTAATTTTCCAGCACGACCTGTACGACCTGAACGGTGATTGTACGTTTCGATTTCGTCAGGTAGTTGGTAATTTACTACGTGAGTAATATTGTCAACGTCAATTCCACGTGCAGCAACATCAGTAGCTACAAGCATTTGGATTTGTCTTCCTCTAAAAGATTTCATAACACCATCACGTTGCGCTTGAGATAAATCTCCGTGCAATGCAGCAGCGCTGTATCCATCTTCAATTAATTTTTCAGCAACAGCTTGTGTGTCTCTTTTAGTACGACAGAAAACTACTGAGAAAATGTCTGGATTAGCATCGGCTAAACGTTTCAAAGCTTCGTAACGGTCACGAGCATTTACTAAGTAAAATTCGTGAGAAACCGTTGCAGAACCTGAATTTTTAGCTCCTACAGTAATTTCAATAGGGTCAGTCATGAATTGTTTACCAATTCTAGCTACTTCTGCAGGCATTGTAGCCGAGAATAACCATGTGTTTTTTTCGTCTGGTGTAGTTGAAAGGATGTTTACGATATCTTCGTAGAATCCCATATTCAACATTTCGTCAGCCTCATCAAGAATACAATAGTTAATTTGAGAAATGTTAACCAATCCTCTATTAATCATGTCTTGCATTCTACCTGGAGTAGCCACAATAATTTGTGCTCCTCTTTTTATGTCTCTTGCTTGCTCAGTAATACTAGCTCCACCGTAAACTGCTACCACATTAATACCTTTTTCGTATTTAGAGTAGTTTTTAATTTCGTTGGTAATCTGTAAACAAAGTTCGCGTGTTGGAGATAAAATTAATGCTTGTGTGTTTCTGTTGTTGGCATCAATTTTTTGGATAACTGGAAAACCAAATGCTGCCGTTTTCCCTGTCCCTGTCTGAGCCAACGCAACCATATCTGTGTCTTTTTCCAATAATAGGGGAATCGCTTTCTCCTGTACTTCAGTCGGACTTTCAAATCCTAGATCTAAAATCGCCTTCAGTAACGATTCACTCAATCCTAATTGTTCAAATTTATTCATATGTATTTTTAAATAGGGTGCAAAATTACTGTTAATAATCCATATAAACTAATACTATGTTAAGTTTTAATCGTTTATTAATATTTGATAATCAGAAAGTTATGGTTTTAATTTTGCTTTTTCATTGTTTTTAATTTCATTTTGCTAGTAAATCACGACTTGAAAAAAGCAAAAATCAAATAAAAACATTTGTTTTTTATGTTTTTGTTTTTATTTTAAGAAGTTTATTAATTGTTTAGTTGCCTTTCCTCGATGACTTATAATTGATTTTTCTTCCATACTTAACTCGGCAAAAGTCTTAGAATGGCCCTCTAGTTTAAAAATAGGATCATACCCAAAACCCTGATTTCCAGTTTTTTCTGATGTTATTTGGCCTTTGGCAATTCCTGTAAAAAGTGTTTGTGTATTGTTTAGGTTTAAAGCAATGACAGTTTTGAATTGTGCATTTTTATTAGTTTTGCTTGATAATGCTTGTAAGAGCTTATTCATATTGTCTTCGGAACTTCTTTGTTCTCCGGCATAATGCGCCGAATCTACCCCTGGAGCTCCATTTAGTGCCTCTACCTCTAAGCCAGTATCGTCAGCAAAACAATCGTAACCATAGTTGGTTGTTACATAATTTGCTTTTAGTATTGCGTTACCTTCAATGGTGTCAGCAGTTTCTGGAATTTCTTCATGACAGCCTATTTCTTCAAGACTTAATATTTGAATGGTTTCAGGTAGTAATTGCTGAATTTCCTTGATTTTATTTTTATTGTTGGAAGCGAATACAAGTTGCATCTTTATAGATTTGAGATTGAATTTTCAAAGATACAATTTTTAAAATTCGGGATGCCTCCTGTAGGTTGGCCTTGTCTAATATGTAAAATTGATTTTTTTACAGAAATAATGTGAATTTGATAATTGAGGGAGTAGAACTAGTTAAAAACAGGTTAAATAACTGAAAAACAGTTATGTAGAACGGGTTTAGTCTTATCTTTGAGTATGGTTTTGATTAATTACTTGTTTTTGGCATTCTTCACATGAGATATGACAATTCAATAATCAGCTATACAAGTTAGAGTATAAGTTGATAATGGTAAATCAGAACTTACAACTGGAGGGCTTCAATAGCCCTCCTTTTTTTGTGTTTAACTTTTATTAATTTCCAATTAGGATTAATGTCGCTCAGAATTCTAGAAGGCACTTTTAAACAAATGATATTAAGCAAGTTAAATAACAGTTAAATAGTTGGTAATTAGTTATTTAACGTGTTATTATTTGTATCTTTGAGTATGGTTTTGATTAATTACTTGAATATGTCTATCTTACAATGAGATATGAAAATTCATAATCGGCTATATCAGTAACGGTATAAGTCAATATTGGTAAATCAGAACTTATAACTGGAGGGCTTCAAAAGCCCTCCTTTTTTGTATGTATATAATTCTATTTTTAATTTCGGGTAGTTGTTATGAATACTTCAATCTTACATAAACATGCTTAATCCCTTTCTTTTCTGAATCTCTTTCGTCAATTTCGAGAATGTCAGTAAGTGATTTTAACATAGGAGTAAGTTTATGGAAGCCATAATTTCTTGGGTCAAACTCTGGTTTTTTCTTAACTATCAGGTTTCCTACGTCTCCAAGGAAAGCCCAGCCGCTATCATCAGCAATATCGTCGATAGAGTCTTCTATTAGATCAATTGTAGGCTCGTCAATTTTGTTAAGCGGTTTTTGAGTTGTTTTTTCCGTTGTTCTTGAAGTACTTTTTTCAACTGTTTTTTTGGATTCAGTTCCAGTGTTTCTTTTTGGAGCTTTTTTACTGATTGCTCCATCCAGAACTTCAATGAATACGAATCTATCACAAGCGCTGATAAACGGTTTTGGGGTTTTTTGTTCTCCAATTCCAATCACTTTCATACCAGATTCTCTAAGTCGTATGGCTAAACGTGTAAAATCACTATCGCTTGAAACAATACAAAATCCGTCCAGTTTACCGGAGTACAATAGGTCCATTGCATCTATAATTAAGGCAGAATCAGAAGAATTCTTTCCAGATGTATAGCTGTATTGTTGAATAGGGGTGATGGCGTGTTCTAATAAAACACTTTTCCAACCTCCAGCATTTGGACGAGTCCAGTCGGCGTAAATACGTTTGGTAGTAGGAGTTCCGTACTTAGTGATTTCTTCCATCATTCCTTTTACATTACTATAAGGGACGTTGTCAGCATCTATAAGTACAGCTAGTTTTAATTCTTTAGTATCTTGTGACATATAAAGTTTTTCATTGAAATATTATTCAAAGGTACGAAGTTTATCCTATAAATATGTGTTTTTAGCCCTGATGGGAGTGTCATCCTCTTGTGCCGGGGTTCGGCACAAGAGATATAGCGGACAGCAGGAAATAGCTTTTTAAAAATAATTTTATTTAAAAGACTATAATAAACTTTAAATAATTATTTTTGCAACTTCTTAAAATTAAAATATTACTTCAATATATTATGGTAAAAGATTTATTCGAAAGAATTCAAAACAATAAAGGTCCTTTAGGAAAATGGGCTTCACAAGCTGAAGGTTATTTTGTTTTTCCAAAATTAGAAGGTGAATTAGGACCAAGAATGCAGTTTGAAGGGAAAGACATTTTGAACTGGAGTTTGAATGACTACTTAGGACTTGCAAATCATCCAGAAGTGCGTCAAGCAGATACAGATGCTGCAATTCAATATGGTGCAGCTTACCCAATGGGTGCTCGTATGATGAGTGGTCACACTAAATATCACGAACAATTAGAGGAAGAATTGGCTGCTTTTGTAATGAAAGAATCTGCTTATTTATTGAATTTTGGTTACCAAGGAATGGTATCTATTATAGATGCTTTAGTAACTAAAAACGATGTTATTGTTTATGATGTT includes the following:
- a CDS encoding NYN domain-containing protein, translated to MSQDTKELKLAVLIDADNVPYSNVKGMMEEITKYGTPTTKRIYADWTRPNAGGWKSVLLEHAITPIQQYSYTSGKNSSDSALIIDAMDLLYSGKLDGFCIVSSDSDFTRLAIRLRESGMKVIGIGEQKTPKPFISACDRFVFIEVLDGAISKKAPKRNTGTESKKTVEKSTSRTTEKTTQKPLNKIDEPTIDLIEDSIDDIADDSGWAFLGDVGNLIVKKKPEFDPRNYGFHKLTPMLKSLTDILEIDERDSEKKGIKHVYVRLKYS
- a CDS encoding DHCW motif cupin fold protein; translated protein: MSIIPFQAINWDIIEKTTHEGTTGISHWQTMQIGGLRIRKVFYSKEYIADHWCQKGHIVHYCLEGGFISEMENGEQTILSKGMTYVVSENLSSHRSISGNGTELLIIDGDFLK
- a CDS encoding carboxypeptidase-like regulatory domain-containing protein, which translates into the protein MKYFVVFFFIILSATALAQTTEPSLKVVGFILNDNTKLPLASVNIININKVRGAQTDTEGYFEISVQANDTLHLSLLGFQSLRVKVTNDWIKNKTTRIYLTEKAIALEEVVIRPFNLTGYLEVDAKTIPTKENYRYSISGLTHGYEAGEYSPNAFSKVLGSIFNPADMLYNFFGRRPKELKKLKEMKKDDTVRHVLESKFDRETIAILLGVDKNEIAEILQRCNYSESFIKTANDLQIMDAISGCYEEYKILKKR
- a CDS encoding aminoacyl-histidine dipeptidase, whose protein sequence is MSQEIRNLEPKVLWNKFADLNEVPRPSKKEERVIEFMKDFGNNLGLETFEDDIRNVIIRKPATPGMENRKAIVLQGHLDMVHQKNADTVFDFDTQGIDMYVDGDWVRARGTTLGADNGLGVATIMAILESKDIPHPAIEALFTIDEETGMTGALNLKGGILQGQILLNLDTEEDDEIDIGCAGGIDVTAVAEYDEEETPEGSVGYTITVKGLKGGHSGMDIHKGLGNANKIMNRLLFDGFDNFGLQISEIKGGSLRNAIPRESEAKVIIAAVYDEAFVFDMQQIVNEIKAEFKTTEPNLEVVFNKMDVTPATVMPTIAQFYFVRAMYTAHNGVYRMSADFDELVETSNNIAKVVLGEGKLSVQCLTRSSVETSKFDLANALRSAFELMGCEVEFSGSYPGWTPNAESEILDVLVPIYEKQNGEKPKVVACHAGLECGILGTNYPDMDMISFGPTIHGAHSPDERASISSSQKYWKFVLEILANIPMK
- a CDS encoding DEAD/DEAH box helicase, producing MNKFEQLGLSESLLKAILDLGFESPTEVQEKAIPLLLEKDTDMVALAQTGTGKTAAFGFPVIQKIDANNRNTQALILSPTRELCLQITNEIKNYSKYEKGINVVAVYGGASITEQARDIKRGAQIIVATPGRMQDMINRGLVNISQINYCILDEADEMLNMGFYEDIVNILSTTPDEKNTWLFSATMPAEVARIGKQFMTDPIEITVGAKNSGSATVSHEFYLVNARDRYEALKRLADANPDIFSVVFCRTKRDTQAVAEKLIEDGYSAAALHGDLSQAQRDGVMKSFRGRQIQMLVATDVAARGIDVDNITHVVNYQLPDEIETYNHRSGRTGRAGKLGTSIVIVTKSELRKISSIERIIKQKFEEKTIPSGIEICEIQLLHLANKIKDTEVDHEIDNYLPAINNVLEGLSKEELIKKMVSVEFNRFIAYYKKNRDISNQSNSERRDRDDRDGAPRENNNSGATRYFVNIGSRDNFDWMSLKDYLKETLDLGRDDVFKVDVKEGFSFFNTDPEHTDKVMEVLNNVQLEGRRINVEISKNDGGGRRDHNGRSSGGGFGGGRSSAPRREGSFAPRREGSGGFRSDRGSAPREGGFGGRSDSRSSAPRREGSGGFGPRTEGSSDREPRRSESFGDAPRPRRPRRD
- a CDS encoding non-canonical purine NTP diphosphatase; the encoded protein is MQLVFASNNKNKIKEIQQLLPETIQILSLEEIGCHEEIPETADTIEGNAILKANYVTTNYGYDCFADDTGLEVEALNGAPGVDSAHYAGEQRSSEDNMNKLLQALSSKTNKNAQFKTVIALNLNNTQTLFTGIAKGQITSEKTGNQGFGYDPIFKLEGHSKTFAELSMEEKSIISHRGKATKQLINFLK